TACAGAGTTACCTTTTGTAAGTTTCTTAGTCTTTTTTGGCTCTTTTTTGTCCTGCCTGGTTTCTCCCCTCATAATAAATCTACTCTAACTGTGCTTTCAGCTGGATCCAAAACTAACATCTCTGTGGCTCTGTGATAAACTCCTCAGCCATCACCCCGGAGACGCAAGTTCTAGCCCAGAGCCTGAGACAAGCGAATTGCAAAATTCCCCCCTTGAAAGTTGAGTCCTTGAACATTTTATACTTTGGCTTTACAagtgaattaaataattaaattatgaataattaaatgtagtTTTTCTCAAATCAAGAGCAGCatctaaacaatacaaactaacttcaaatacaagagtttaatattaaacttttttttttcctaaacaaaCATTTGCAGCTTTTGGCACACGCCCTCatctagagcgacttacatttttatcttattgtcTATCTGAgtagttaagggttaagggctttgctcgaGGGTCCAACAGTGACAGTTtggtggtggtgaggtttgaacctgtgaccttccGATCACTAGACCAACACCTTCACCCCTGATCTATCCCTACCACAAGGGGTGCCAATGTATGAATAAtttagagcgccacctgtaggattataaagagtAGGTTTTGGGACTAATTCCCTCACGAGTTTGTAGGAAAAGGCTGGTAGAAGCCATAAAGAcgtgtttctgttgcaccactcaaTCAATTATATTTACGAGGCAAATCAGCACATCGCCAATCAAGCTAAAAACCAGCTacctttattataaatatataattacaaatttatatatatatatatatatatatatatatattggactCAGTGTTGTGATACATGAATCGAAATACAAAAGAATCGCAGTAcgtaactgaataaaaaaattttcccCATCTCTAATATTTAGCATGATTTATTTTACCGTAGCAGCCGCTCGGCTAAATCTGACGACGCTGAGGTCATTGAGGTCAACTTTCTGAGAGTAAAGGTAGAATCCAGACGAGGCGATGAGCGCAGTGGCGGCAGATGAGACTTTCAGCAGTCGGACGGCCATGTGAGGGAGTTACTGCAACAACCgacaaaaagaataataattaacaataactgaCCACTCTGTAAAACAAATGTCCTAGACTCACAgcatatttatttgaaaatattttctgGCAAATAACAAATTAGTTTATAATGATCGTGTTCTACTGAAATGTGGAATCTGACGGTCTGAGTGTGTGGAGTAATTTCCTTGATAGATGCTGGCTTTCTGTTTttgacctacacacacacacacctgtgaccacattacattcattaaaaattcATTCCCTGATTTAGAGACCCTTTCCAGGTAGAACTCCGGTTAGACTAGTTGAATACTAACACTGTACTTACTGTTCAAGAACTACTAAAATACTAAACGGAAAAACTGTTTACTGCAGACTTtattaacaatatattaaagGTTTTATTATGCTGGATTCTctaacactttatcctgtattcagggtcatggaaggcctggagcctatcccagggtgcttatggcacgaggcagggggtacaccctgagcagggtgccaattcatcgaagggcacacactcattcccatgctatgggcaatttggaaatgccagttaaccttctgcaggtctttggactgtgggaggaaaccagcgtacccggaggaaacccaccatgcacacagagacgggaatcgaacctggacgctggaggtgcaaggcgacagtgctaagcactacaccaccgtgcacattaaacctcacttaaccttaatttatgattcctcttggcaccggccgCTATAAAAACCACTGacacaaaaaagttttaaagtatGGAATCACCGTAGATAAGagacatattaaatatttgttttaaattgacAAAAAGATATTAATCGTCTATAACGATGAACTATGATGAGATGTTTGTCTGTTTACCATGTGAATaagaaaggagtctccagtgcaagATTTCAGGCAACAGTCTGTAACATccagtttaaaatttttactcTTTCTGGTTTCTCGTTAACATGCAAGTTGTGTttcttgtcttctttttttttttaggaatttgaAAGGAACATTTTATGAAGCTGTTATAATGCACatgagaacaaaaacaaactcctTGTTTTTGACGTTACACAACATATTATTGTGGTTATTTAATACATGCTACATTATCTGTAATCACTGTGATACCTGAGAGAGAATAAACAGAAACTTCAGGAGCTAATGCTAGTGGGAAACCATCAGGCAGTGAGCCTGCACTTCACCCCAGTATGAGCAGCACAGTGGACCAGAGCTCACAGCTTCATCGGATAAAAAGACGGTCGGACCACAAACTCGTCAGCCACAGACGCTGCCGCAGTCCAGTCTGGTTCTGTAAGTGTAAATTATGATTTTTAGGTCATCGGAAATCCTTTTACTTCTTGGTTATACACCTTTATCTGGTCTGCACGCGCTGTCATTCACTCACCGGTGTGTTATTGTGTCCTTCCGCATTCGTCACGCGCAGGGCATCATGGGAGTTGAAGTGTGTTCGGTCCCTGCTAGCCTAGTTAGCTAATACTGAAACAGGTTAGGGTTTTACCTCAGGTGTCAATGTCACACTGTAACCACAATAACCAAAAAGACACTTATATTAATGTTTGTCCTGAAAAACACTTAAACAAACATATTACTGATAACTTACACTGCTGTAAAAAGTATTTGTACCCTGTTTGTTACACAAAAATAACCcaagtaaaatgatttaaatgattgcattcataaaagggaaaaaagaagccCAAACCTCCCGGACTCGGAGTAAAAAAAGTCACTCTGGtcagtgtctgccaaatgcctcaatgtaaatgtaattgtaaaagTAATCGCCCCCAAACCTAACAACTGGTTGTGCCACGCTTGGCGGTAACCGGGGATGAGTCTTTCATAAGTTTTGGGGCATAAACGGCCTGTTTCAGGATCTCAGTCGGATTTACAGTGGTACCTTAGCATACTGTACGAATTTAATCCGTtgtggaggcgagttcttaaggcaaaattttgtattgtgaaacacattttccactaaaaactatcaaaacatttagaaaagacatgtaaataaagtaaaataaaaaatacacattaaaccttccttaatttatgattcctcttggcaccggctgctttaaaagccaaactgaaagtggcttccTTTTCTTCATGCAactgtccttgctaacattcttgggaccttttgtacaaaatgcaaaaaaataataataataaaaataaacttactTTACTTGGCTTTTCAAACAAGATTTAAATGGCTCCCAGACGTACACGCGTAAACTTCTATTCAGTTGCTCATATGCCAAAAATGCTTCACATGCAGTTGCAaaattgcaaaatttcagttcttaaaatTCGTGAGGGGGGCGTTCCTATGCAGGGGTACCAATGTAAGCAAAAACTTTGACTAGGTAATTTCAaaaccttatttttatttattttatttattttaagcattcggagatggacttgctggtgtgttttagaTCATCGTCCTGCTACATAACTCAAGTGTGCTTAGAACTGAAGACAAAAACTGATAGCCGGACATtcttcttcaggattttctgatAAATTCATGGTTCTATCAATTATGGCAATCACACTActaccaccatgtttgactgttgatatgttctttttatgaaatactGTTAGTTATATGCCAGACACaccttttaaaaagttacatttcTGTTTCATCAGTCAGTAGGATATTTGCCCAAAAGGCTAGGGAATAATCAAGATATTGTTTGGGCAAATGTGAGAAGTCTTTGTATTCTTTTTGAACTCTCCCATGGAGGCCATTTTTgccccagtctctttcttattattgaatcatgaacactgaccataactgaggcaagtaaggcctgcagttttttaatgttgttccgggttcttttatgagctccaaCATGAGACGCCATTTTGCTCTTGAAATAATTTTGGTAGCCTGTTCCAATATTTTTCAGTTTATGGATCTTACTGTGGTTTGCaggagtcccaaagccttagacCCCTGTCTAACCTATGCAGATTGACTCATGGTAAGATGCGGTGTTAGGCATCGTGAACACCGATGGGAAGTTCTgggaagttctgcaaggtctgtGAGCTTCCTTGAGCTCAAAAAATGAAACGTTAAATTTTTCATGCAGAAGATGGAAACATAATCACCAAAATTtgcagtgaatcatgatgaaccgtacttatggccaccgcaCGAAACAACgtaagtgagataggggtattagaaATTAGAGCTATTAGagctttgtaaccctttccagacagATATGTCAATTACTtaatttctcatctgttcttgaagttctttagattttgttttagATCTTTCACATGTTCATGTGGAGCGTTCaacatacaatataatataaaaagcaCTATAGTACCTTTAGTACAAAtgttgttatacatgtttatcatgACTACAATTTTATGTACAAAAGCATTCACTATTTATAAcactaaacttaaaaataaataaataccattgCAGAAGAATAGTTGCAttcctgtaaagaaagcaacaaaTTACATGACAAATCAGTGTttagatgagaaaaaaaataataataaaggctgCTCTAATTCTCAAGCTGTTTTACTTTCGGTGCTGTGCAAACGTCTTGggaacttttaaaataaaaaaagccataaccaaagatacatttaaaaacatttcttagtaataaagagtaataaaggCAGTATTTAGTGTGAAACCaatttgctttaaaataagagTTATATTCAGAtgtatgcagttttataagtaaaccagctggtaggttttactgagcatgctggagaatatgctGATCAGCCAGAGCCTCTTGCTCCTATCTTAATGCAAAATACTAACCCTAGGACCCTACATGAGGTTTATTGTTTCCATCTGAACACTGGTCTGTaatgtaatatgttgctttctttccatacatgcaaatattcttTTGTAGTGTTAAATATTACGTTCTAAGGTATGTGTGAAATGCATACATGATAAACATACATACAATTTGTACTACAGATAATATTATgtataagacttttgcacagcactgaaTAAGACAAATAATCGAATTTTAAGGGTTTCTAAGAAGTCATTTTCTAGTATAAAGCTATGGCAGCATGTAACGCTCATTTTTGTTTCAGCATACAGCCACACATTCTGGGTCAACAGCACATTTATTGTAAAGTTGCAAAGTCACCTTTCCACAAAGACATAGACATAAGTTACAGATTTGTaagacaagacaaaaaaaaatcttcacatTACAGAGTCAACATTATTGTTCAGCTTTCGTCTGCttctttatttgtctttttcccCAAAAATGGTCGTCTGTTTTTTTGTACTTGGAGCTgcattgaaagaaaaaagaaaatcaatacatatacaaaaatatCCATTTACATACAAGCAGTAAATTCCATATTTTGGTGGTAAATCACTCATAAGCTCTTACACAAGAAATATGGTGCATAAAGGGATTTCTTGTAAGTCAACTTAAAAGAGTTGAAAAATCACTCAAACAAACCAGCATCATACTAATGAATATACAAGGAGAATTTAATGACTTGTGATTgactttctggtgaatgaagacaTAAAAGGGATTGACATTGACAGAAGACTTAGTAAATGTTTAATGaccaagattattattatttttttcttttgcaggacaatgcaaCCCAATACTCTCCATCGCCCCACTTGCATGTTACACAAGCTCAGCTGGGAGtgattgccacatcccctgtacagtcctgacctcgctccaagccatttctctATGTTTGGAAAAGCCAAGCAGGCAGTCGATCATGGTTCTGGCATATGGAGAAAACTTTCtcccttgatggtatctaagcaccAGTAAattgctgggataagtgcactagtgtagccggggattataatgagaaataaagggagtttttgcACAACCaacagtcccggtttgacttaaacaccccttaTATGTTGTTTGTGCTACAGGTTTTACTCAAAGAAATGCCTTCACTCAGTGTTCCTAGATGAAATGcaaatattttctgtaaaacaACGTAAATTTGTGTTGTTTGATAATGTAATTCCATACGATTCAAAGGGAACAGATTATAGTTCAAGAGAGTTAACTCGCACATGGACGATAACACTGCTGCTGGCACACACATCACTTTATTCCATACCTGATGTTCCATGCTGCACACCCTGTTTAACTTGTATATTTAATtcatacattatatttttcttatagaaCTTTTGTAAGTTGTATATTGAAAATTTGTACACttaccccatttttttttttattttacatttgtctCAGTGCAATTTTTCTCTATTGCAGTAAAATCCTTCTATGTATCTTTCCACTCTAtcgtacttttttttttaggtcataaACGGTCATATAATAATTTCATCGCATATCATATGCATCGTCATGTATGtgacaaacaacatttaaacttGGTTATTTCTGAGACTACAGTACGTACCCTGCTTCCTTCCATAATGTGAGGCTCTTTCTGAAGTGCGTTCTGCAGTCCTTCCTCTGATGAATAGCCGACCCAGCAAAAGCCCCTATGAAAGCCTGTCTCTTTGTCCTGGTAATAAAAGCAATTCATGGCGATGTCACATACACcatcataaaaaatacaaatattttgttaataactAAAAATATGACAATACACTTACGAAGACCAGGAGGCATTTCTTCACTTGGCCGAATTGCCcaaaataatcttttatttcctctaaaagaaagaaaaacaaaaatataaataaatcaaacagcTATAAGCAAGTTACATCTGTAACAGAAATCAAGGAGACTCTAAAGACCCGCAAATCCCGCCCCTTTATCGCCATTGGAGAATTTCTGTCTGTTAGCCAATCAGCACACAGCTCGTGTTTAGCAGGCACATGGCCTGTTCATTTAGTCGACTCTGAGTCCGATTCAAATCTTTGGGAGTCGAATTCACGCACTACACATTAATTTAcccagcaattaaaaaaaagtgaaacaccCAATGAGCTCTTAAAACTCAAACCACATACatcttatataaaattaaaatcaactTAGTTCTTCGCACTGAATCGAATTCAATTCTTCAGAGTCGACTCTCAGATCTACAGAATCGACTCACGCGAAATATTTGTATGCTTATATATTAGATCTTCTGCATTTCTATTTTGAATAAACGCATTAACTAGTTTCGAAGTTAATTGGGTATACACTGATATACACTGAATGCTTTGAAACACAAATTTTGATTTCCTTTAAAAACAGCAACTGAATCAATTGGTTGTATTTTTAgccataataaaacattataaatcatACACAGATCGAATAAAGCACAATCTCTCAGCAGTATGTGTGTTAACCGCTTACTTGTTGCGACAGTCCAGGGGACTTTTGAGACAAACAGCTCGAACACCTTCTTGCTGGAAGCCGCCATGTCTCGTCCTTGTGGAGGGGAGAAGGTGTTTGCCGGCGCTCAAGATCACGTGACAtgcttgctttaaaaaaaaaaaaaaaaaaaaaaaactttttctaaaACCAGCGTTTAGTAGataaccttaaataaaaattgaaacaaatataaaatcacATTATGTAAGttctaaaattaattatatttatattttgcgattatttccttttttctccGTTTTGACGTCATGAGATGAAAGTTCATAGGTCAAATTATGTCAGCCAAGATGGCGGCTTCCATGGTGGAGCAAGGGGAGGATGCGTTTAGAACgctttttaagttttataaaCGGAGAAATCCGCCTC
This genomic stretch from Clarias gariepinus isolate MV-2021 ecotype Netherlands chromosome 13, CGAR_prim_01v2, whole genome shotgun sequence harbors:
- the slirp gene encoding SRA stem-loop-interacting RNA-binding protein, mitochondrial, with protein sequence MAASSKKVFELFVSKVPWTVATKEIKDYFGQFGQVKKCLLVFDKETGFHRGFCWVGYSSEEGLQNALQKEPHIMEGSRLQVQKNRRPFLGKKTNKEADES